In Methylotenera versatilis 79, the DNA window CTCTCTACGAATTTTAGCGGCAGTTAAATCAGCATCCGATTTATTGTCATAAGGGCCTAATTTCAGCCGATAAAGACCATTATTATACACGCTGTTAATACCCACATTTGGTGCAATTTGTAACGTCTGAATTTTTTTAGTCAGTGACTCTGCATTCACTTCATTCTTAAAAGCGCCTGCTTGCACAAAGTATTGAATCGTTGTGGATGTAGTATTTGCAGCCTGCGAAGTGGTGCTAATAGTCGTCGTTACCTGCCCGTTTGTTTGCGAACTGGTTTGAATATTCGTTTGATTTGGCTGTGTTATTGCTGGCGTAGATTGTGCTGCAGTAGATTGAGTTGGTGAATCTGGAGTTTGTGTAGCTTGGGTATAACTTGACACATTTTTCGGATCAATCGCTTCTACTTCTACCAACGTGCTGCCTGTGGATGTAAATCGCAATTTGTATGCGGCCGCATAAGATAAATCGATAATGCGACTGCTTTTAAATGGACCTCTATCATTCACGCGCACAATCACAAAACGTCCGTTTGCAGGATTAGTGACTTTAGCGTAACTCGGTAAAGGTAAGGTAGTGTGCGCGGCGGACATGCTGTACATATCATAGACTTCGCCGCTAGAAGTTTTTCTGCCATGGTAACGTTTG includes these proteins:
- a CDS encoding septal ring lytic transglycosylase RlpA family protein, whose translation is MQKNSLLIMLCTVFLYACGGSNTTKPSEPSPAKKTISQPNSTVTTPKSGGYYLDDGPGDNPPTDIDSIPNATPKNEPYLDRANKPYKALGATYKPMTTWQPYKERGVASWYGKRYHGRKTSSGEVYDMYSMSAAHTTLPLPSYAKVTNPANGRFVIVRVNDRGPFKSSRIIDLSYAAAYKLRFTSTGSTLVEVEAIDPKNVSSYTQATQTPDSPTQSTAAQSTPAITQPNQTNIQTSSQTNGQVTTTISTTSQAANTTSTTIQYFVQAGAFKNEVNAESLTKKIQTLQIAPNVGINSVYNNGLYRLKLGPYDNKSDADLTAAKIRRELNLSAIIVNQ